In the Pseudomonas sp. ADAK2 genome, one interval contains:
- a CDS encoding CoA-transferase subunit beta: protein MTYTTNEMMTVAAARRLKNGSVCFVGIGLPSKAANLARLTSSPDVVLIYESGPIGAKPSVLPLSIGDGELAETADTVVPTGEIFRYWLQGGRIDVGFLGAAQVDRFGNINTTVVGDYHQPKVRLPGAGGAPEIAGSAKSVLIILKQSARSFVDKLDFITSVGHGEGGDSRKRLGLPGAGPVGIITDLCIMEPEADTHEFVVTALHPGVTREQVVAATGWAIRFAENVENTAEPTDVELTALRDLEARTAAAHGQAPGEA, encoded by the coding sequence ATGACCTACACCACCAATGAAATGATGACCGTCGCCGCCGCCCGCCGCTTGAAGAACGGTTCGGTGTGCTTCGTCGGCATCGGCCTGCCGTCGAAAGCGGCCAACCTGGCGCGGCTGACGTCCTCGCCAGATGTCGTCCTGATCTACGAATCGGGTCCGATTGGTGCCAAGCCGAGCGTACTGCCGCTGTCGATTGGTGACGGCGAACTGGCGGAAACCGCCGACACTGTCGTGCCGACCGGTGAGATTTTTCGCTATTGGTTGCAGGGCGGACGCATCGATGTCGGTTTTCTCGGGGCGGCGCAGGTCGACCGCTTCGGCAACATCAACACCACCGTCGTCGGCGATTATCACCAGCCGAAAGTTCGCCTGCCGGGTGCCGGTGGCGCACCGGAGATTGCCGGCTCCGCGAAGAGCGTGTTGATCATCCTTAAACAGTCGGCGCGTTCCTTTGTCGACAAACTCGACTTCATTACCTCGGTCGGCCATGGCGAGGGCGGTGATTCGCGCAAGCGTCTGGGCCTGCCGGGCGCCGGGCCGGTCGGCATCATTACTGACCTGTGCATCATGGAACCGGAAGCCGACACCCATGAATTCGTGGTCACCGCGCTGCATCCCGGCGTGACCCGCGAGCAAGTGGTCGCCGCCACCGGTTGGGCGATTCGTTTTGCTGAAAATGTAGAAAATACCGCCGAGCCAACCGACGTCGAGCTGACGGCATTAAGGGATCTGGAAGCCCGCACCGCTGCCGCCCACGGCCAAGCCCCCGGAGAAGCCTAA